In Actinomycetota bacterium, the genomic window AGACAGCCTCGTCATCGTCCCCGTCCGCAAGCCCGACTCGCGCGAGGCGAAGTTCGAGCGCGCCCTTCACGAGTCGCTCGAGAAGTACGCCGACGTGTACCGTCGTCTGGCGGAGTAACGCGTGGAGCCGGTGTTCCTCACGCGCGACGAGGTCATCGCGCTTCACATCGCCCAGATCGAGGCGTTCGGCGGCGCGCACGGCGTCCGCGACGAGGGACTGCTGGAGTCGGCGCTCGCGATGCCGGGCGCCGGCTTCGGGGACGACTACCTCCATCGCGACGTGTTCGAGATGGCCGCCGCGTACCTGTTCCACCTCGTGATGAACCACCCGTTCGTCGACGGGAATAAGCGCACCGGCCTACATGCAGCCGACGTGTTCCTGCGCGTGAACGGGTGGGATTCCTCGATGGAGCCGGACGCGCTCTACGAACTGGTCATCGCCGTGACCGAGGGGCGGGCGGACAAGCCGGTGATCGCGGCGGCGTTCCGCGAGCACTCGGTGCCACGGGCGGAGTAGCGGCCGCTACTTCTTCGCGGGCGGCTTCTTCGCGGCAGGCTTGGCGGGCGTTGCCTTCGGCGCGGGCGCAGGCTTGGCCGCCGACGCCGGCTTTCCTGCGGGGCTGTCTCTTTTTCACCTCTCCGGGGC contains:
- a CDS encoding AbrB/MazE/SpoVT family DNA-binding domain-containing protein, coding for MRKRLVRHGNSRAIVIDKTLMELVGLDEDGEVQLTVEGDSLVIVPVRKPDSREAKFERALHESLEKYADVYRRLAE
- a CDS encoding type II toxin-antitoxin system death-on-curing family toxin; translated protein: MEPVFLTRDEVIALHIAQIEAFGGAHGVRDEGLLESALAMPGAGFGDDYLHRDVFEMAAAYLFHLVMNHPFVDGNKRTGLHAADVFLRVNGWDSSMEPDALYELVIAVTEGRADKPVIAAAFREHSVPRAE